The sequence TATTCTCCAAGGGAAGGTGCTTATTACCGAAGGCTCAGAAGAACGCGTAGTTGAAAAAGGTTCTGCGGTTTTTATTAGACCCAACTTACCTCATTCCTATAAAAACATTGGGGATGAAAAAGTATTAATGCTCTGCCTTATTCCTTACTTAAAAGGATAAGATGGATTTTTTGGGGAAATCTATTCTTATCATTGGTGGCTCTTCCGGAATAGGAAGGGCCACTGCTATTTATCTTAACACTCTTAAAGCAAGTGTTATCATAACGGGAAAGACAAAGGCGCATATAGATGAAACTCTTTCTTTATGTCCTAATATCGAATTTTTCCAAGGCAGTTTTCCAAAAGATACTTTCAATCTCATCAATTGGTTATTCACAAAAGTTAACAAACTTGATGGTGTTGTATTCTCCCAAGGAATTATCTATACTGAGCCATTTGAAACTTTTAGAGTTCATGAGCTTGATGAAATGTGGGAAGTTAATGTTAAAACGAGTTTTATTATACTAAAAGAACTTTTGCCACTATTAAAAAATGGTGGAAGTGTAGTTTTTATTTCCTCAATTGATGCGCTTTTTGGAGAAAAAAGTCCATCTTCAGGATATTCTCTTACTAAATCTGCTATAATTGGACTAACGAATTCTCTTGCTTTTGAACTTGGGCAGTATAATATTAGAGTAAATAGTATTATGCCAGGTTTAATAAGGACAAGTATGACAGAAGATTTTTTTAGTAAAGAATTTGATGAAGAAAGAAAAGAATTTTTAAGACGGGTGCCTCTTAGAAGAGCAGGCACTCCAGAAGAAGTTGCAAAATTGATAGCGTTTCTACTCTCCGATGATGCTTCATATATTACAGGTGATATAATCTTTATTGACGGAGGATATCATACAGGATGAGATTTCTTCATCTTGCCGATTTACATTTAGGCTTTCCTTTAAGGGAAGATGAAAGTAAATTTGATTTCTTTAAGTCACTTAATTTTGTAGTTGAAAAAGCAAAGGAATACGAGGTTGATGTTGTTTTGATTGCAGGAGATGTTTTTCACGAAAGATCCCCTAATGCAAAGTTTCAATCTGTATTTTCAAGTTTTGTAAAAGAGTTGATGGTAAATAAAATCCCCGTGCTTATAATTACAGGCAACCACGAAGGGCCAAGTTTTAGAGGTA is a genomic window of Caldisericaceae bacterium containing:
- a CDS encoding SDR family oxidoreductase; this encodes MDFLGKSILIIGGSSGIGRATAIYLNTLKASVIITGKTKAHIDETLSLCPNIEFFQGSFPKDTFNLINWLFTKVNKLDGVVFSQGIIYTEPFETFRVHELDEMWEVNVKTSFIILKELLPLLKNGGSVVFISSIDALFGEKSPSSGYSLTKSAIIGLTNSLAFELGQYNIRVNSIMPGLIRTSMTEDFFSKEFDEERKEFLRRVPLRRAGTPEEVAKLIAFLLSDDASYITGDIIFIDGGYHTG